A region from the Coffea eugenioides isolate CCC68of chromosome 9, Ceug_1.0, whole genome shotgun sequence genome encodes:
- the LOC113783051 gene encoding ras-related protein RABF2a yields MASSGNKSINAKLVLLGDVGAGKSSLVLRFVKGQFIEFQESTIGAAFFSQTVAVNDATVKFEIWDTAGQERYHSLAPMYYRGAAAAIIVYDITNPASFERAKKWVLELQAQGNSNMVMALAGNKADLADSRKVTTEEAQAYAQENGLFFMETSAKAATNVNDIFYEIAKRLPRLQPAANPSGMVLMDGPADRVANSSCCS; encoded by the exons GTGCTTCTGGGAGACGTTGGAGCTGGAAAGTCTAGTTTAGTGTTGCGTTTCGTTAAGGGACAGTTTATTGAATTTCAG GAATCAACTATAGGGGCTGCTTTTTTCTCACAAACTGTGGCTGTAAATGATGCAACCGTTAAGTTTGAAATATGGGATACAGCAGGGCAAGAGAGATACCACAGTCTCGCTCCAATGTACTACAGAGGAGCTGCTGCTGCCATAATTGTATACGATATAACAAATCCA GCTTCATTTGAACGGGCAAAAAAGTGGGTCTTGGAGCTTCAAGCTCAAG GCAACTCAAACATGGTGATGGCTCTAGCTGGGAATAAAGCAGACTTGGCAGATTCAAGGAAGGTGACTACAGAG GAAGCTCAAGCGTATGCACAGGAGAATGGGCTTTTCTTTATGGAAACATCAGCAAAAGCTGCAACCAACGTCAATGATATTTTCTATGAAATAG CCAAGAGATTGCCTCGCCTGCAGCCCGCTGCAAATCCATCAGGCATGGTTCTCATGGATGGACCAGCAGACAGAGTGGCTAATTCTTCTTGTTGTTCTTAG